A window of the Henckelia pumila isolate YLH828 chromosome 3, ASM3356847v2, whole genome shotgun sequence genome harbors these coding sequences:
- the LOC140890806 gene encoding putative disease resistance protein At3g14460, translating to MAVDKLFLGSHLQILFQKLSDGAAMDLARRLRVDCDFKEMRKSLLLVIPVLEDAKPVKVWLEELRDLAYDLEDVVDEITTLAFIQDAKKGIQHTKNTMLRKLIPTCSNFTPRALVSNCRLVSAIKDIRKKLNNISKQWSDRNLGGLSSLSGVMRSKSTYPFLESDIVYGRDEDKKAIKEMLLRVESSTKNFTVIPIVGMGGIGKTTLAQLLYNDEDVKGNFGVRVWVHVSQEFDVLTITKKIHQSVTKMSGTGDMDLAMLHEDLEDKFVNIKFFIVLDDVWNENYEEWHTLCSPLKFGLPGSKIIVTARNHVVASVVDSAQSAYHMKLITDEDCQCLLARRAQISFHENSHLQEVGQGLAKMCKGLPLAAKVLGGVLRSKNSESEWRDVLSSKIWSLSKENNILPVLRLSYHHLPSHLRHPFAYCSVFPKDYEFDQNELVDLWMGEGFLDVPNELKSKKDLGHEYFNELLSRSFFQRKSGRDSKFVMHDLISELAHFVSGGVCYCSDEKLDTDQDYQLPKKIRHASFLSHECELFLKLEGFGQIKGLRTFLPMPVQNSLSSPPFHLSDRILVELIPRLHSLRTLSLSGYSITELPSSVCDLILLRYLNLSGTLISTLPPSVSRLLSLEFLSLSDCRFIHKLPSTLGDLSNLCHLDISNTDQLKDLPVEISRLIRLQILPKIVLGGVGNLGLKELRWLKHLRGTFAIFELQNIANLEDAGEASLWRKSEIEDLQ from the exons ATGGCTGTGGACAAGCTATTCCTTGGATCACATCTTCAGATACTGTTTCAGAAATTGAGCGATGGTGCTGCCATGGACTTAGCCCGCCGCCTGAGAGTCGATTGCGATTTCAAGGAGATGCGGAAGTCCCTTTTGCTTGTCATTCCCGTGCTTGAGGATGCTAAACCCGTAAAAGTATGGTTAGAGGAGCTAAGAGATTTGGCTTATGACTTGGAGGATGTAGTGGATGAAATCACCACCCTAGCTTTTATTCAAGATGCGAAGAAGGGGATCCAGCATACTAAGAATACTATGTTGCGGAAACTGATTCCTACTTGCAGCAATTTCACGCCCAGGGCACTTGTTTCGAATTGTAGGTTGGTGTCCGCCATAAAAGACATCAGAAAAAAACTGAATAACATCTCTAAACAATGGAGTGATCGAAACTTGGGTGGGTTGTCCAGTCTATCAGGAGTAATGAGGTCAAAAAGCACTTATCCATTTTTGGAATCTGATATTGTTTATGGGAGAGATGAAGATAAGAAAGCCATAAAAGAAATGTTACTCAGGGTTGAGTCGAGTACTAAGAATTTCACTGTCATTCCAATTGTTGGAATGGGCGGTATTGGGAAAACCACTCTTGCCCAGCTGCTTTATAATGATGAAGACGTGAAGGGAAACTTTGGTGTGAGGGTTTGGGTTCATGTCTCCCAGGAGTTTGATGTGTTGACCATCACCAAAAAGATTCACCAGTCCGTGACTAAAATGAGTGGTACTGGGGACATGGATCTAGCCATGCTTCATGAAGATCTGGAGGATAAGTTTGTGAATATTaagttttttattgttttagaTGATGTTTGGAACGAGAACTATGAGGAGTGGCATACTCTATGCAGCCCTTTGAAGTTTGGGCTGCCCGGAAGCAAAATCATTGTTACAGCTCGCAATCATGTTGTCGCATCAGTGGTAGACTCTGCTCAATCTGCCTACCACATGAAGTTGATAACCGATGAAGATTGCCAATGCCTACTGGCTCGACGTGCTCAGATATCATTCCATGAAAATTCCCATTTACAAGAAGTTGGTCAAGGATTAGCGAAGATGTGTAAAGGCTTACCTTTGGCCGCTAAG GTACTTGGCGGAGTTTTACGCTCTAAGAATAGTGAAAGCGAATGGAGAGATGTTCTAAGCAGCAAGATATGGAGTTTATCGAAAGAAAATAACATCCTTCCCGTTTTAAGATTGAGTTATCACCATCTTCCTTCACATTTGAGGCATCCATTTGCATATTGCTCGGTTTTTCCAAAGGATTATGAATTTGATCAAAATGAGCTTGTAGATTTATGGATGGGAGAAGGTTTTCTTGATGTTCCAAATGAACTAAAAAGCAAGAAAGACTTGGGTCATGAGTACTTCAACGAGCTCCTATCAAGATCCTTTTTCCAAAGAAAAAGTGGCAGAGATTCAAAATTTGTAATGCATGATCTTATAAGTGAATTAGCTCATTTTGTTTCGGGAGGAGTGTGCTACTGTTCGGATGAGAAATTGGACACTGATCAGGATTACCAATTACCCAAGAAGATTCGTCATGCTTCTTTCCTTAGTCATGAATGTGAACTTTTCCTTAAATTGGAGGGCTTCGGACAAATTAAAGGTTTGAGAACGTTCTTGCCAATGCCAGTACAAAATTCACTCTCTTCACCTCCCTTCCACTTATCTGACAGGATTTTGGTCGAACTGATACCAAGATTGCACAGCTTGAGAACTTTATCTTTAAGCGGCTATTCCATCACCGAGCTGCCGAGTTCCGTTTGCGACTTGATACTTTTAAGGTACCTTAACCTATCCGGGACACTAATTAGTACGTTGCCACCTTCTGTAAGTCGTCTCTTGTCTTTGGAATTTTTGTCTCTAAGTGATTGTCGTTTCATCCACAAGCTGCCATCGACCTTAGGGGATCTATCTAACTTATGCCATCTTGATATCTCTAATACTGATCAACTGAAAGATTTGCCTGTCGAAATAAGTAGACTGATACGCCTCCAGATATTGCCTAAAATCGTTTTGGGTGGAGTTGGTAACTTGGGACTCAAGGAATTGAGGTGGCTGAAGCATTTAAGAGGTACTTTTGCCATTTTTGAGTTGCAAAACATTGCAAATCTTGAGGATGCAGGGGAGGCTAGTCTTTGGCGCAAGAGCGAAATTGAAGATTTGCAATAG